AAGGTGGCGACCCAAGCACCAGTTACTATCTGGCGATCAAAAAAGACATTACCGCAAAAAAGCAAAGCGAAGAGGATCTGTCCAAACTCGCTTACACCGACTCATTAACCGGCCTGCCAAACCGTATTTTGTTCCAACAGGAACTTAATGAGGCCGTTTCTGCAGCCCAAGCTGACAGGAGCCAGTGCGCACTTCTTTATATGGATCTCAATCGCTTTAAAGAGATAAACGACACCCTTGGACATGATGCCGGTGATCAGATTCTTTGTGAGGCTGGCAAACGCTTCCAAAGTGCCCTGGATGGCCGCGGACTGCTGTCACGCCTGAGCGGTGACGAATTCGTCATCCTGCTGCGCGATACGACGAGCACCCAGGCAGAGGCCATGGCTCAACGCCTGCAAGAATCCCTGGAAGCACCCGTTGAACTGGGTGATCAGAAGCCTGCTCTTTCTGTCAGCATCGGCATCGCGCTTTCGCATTTGTCTGGGTCCACCAGCAATACCATGTTCAAACATGCCGATATCGCAATGTACCATGCTAAGTACAACAGCCTTGGCTACAGCTTCTACACCTGCCAGATGGAAGAAGCTGTTGTCCGTAAAGTTTTGATCTCTGATAAGTTGACGACAGCACTTGAAGAGGGCAACCTGCACCTTCATTATCAGCCCATTATTGAGCTGAAATCGGAGAAGCTTTCCGGCGTGGAAGCTCTGCTGCGCTGGTATGATCCTGATCTGGGCCCAATCTCACCGGCTGAGTTTATTCCCATTGCTGAATGCCGGAACATGATTGAAGACATTTCTGATTGGTTGCTGAGAGAGACAGCAGGTCAATATCGCAAATGGCTCTCGGAAGGCTTCGAGTTTACCGGACGTATTTCCATCAACCTGTCAGAGCGGGAACTGGCGAAGGCTAATCGTGTTGATGACATTCTGTCTCTTTTGGCGCAACTGGGCGTACCGCCGGAGATCTACGAGATCGAGTTGACCGAATCCGCCTTCATCAACGACAAGGGCTTCACCCAGCAAAATCTGGATGCTCTGGCTTGTGCGGGCATGATTATCGCTATCGATGATTTTGGAACCGGGCACTCTGCCCTCTGGCAATTGCGCACCCAGAAGGTCGACAAGCTCAAGATTGATCACAGCTTCATCCACAAGATGGAAGCGGATAAAGCAACACGGGATATCGTTGAAGCGATCACCGCCATGGCGAGCTTGCTGGACCTGAAAGTCATCGCTGAAGGCGTCGAAAACCAGCACCAGGTCGAGCTGCTGAAAGATATCAAGTGTTACTATGCGCAGGGCTATCACTTTGCCAAACCACTCTGCGCGCAGATGTTTGCAGAAGGCTGGCTTAGCAAAGCACGGGCCGTGGCTTAAACTTCTGTCAATGTGAGATCAAACGCACGCCCGTCCTCACCCAATGAGAAGTCCGGATAGGGCATGATCGCCTCAGCAACGGCAGTCCGCGATGCAGCGTCGATGTGGTACAAAACCCACCTGCTGCCCGCCTTTCGTTCCAGCGGCTTTATATCGGCCCATGACCCATGACCATTGGCGGCAACCATGTACTCACATTCCAGAAATGCCAGATCAGCCTGAGCTGCAAACTGCTCCCCTTCTGCGGAAAGCAATCCGTCTCCGGAATAGAAAATCTGGCTGCGATCACTCGTGATGAACAGGCTGCGATTGGAGACAGAATGAGTGCTTGGTGTTGTTACAGCTTTCCAAGGCCCAATCTGCGTCAGCTCCTCCGCATCTTGCCAATGCAACTCATAGCCCAGATCTTTCTCTGGCCAGTAAGCAAACTCCATTAGCTGAAACAAGGCCTTGTGCTGCGCGGCTTGGCGGATAATCACCAGTGGTTTCTCGCGCTTCCTGGATTTCATGAAGTTCAGCAGAGTAGTCAAACCAAGGCAATGGTCCGGATGGCAGTGCGAAATGTAGATCGTTGAGATGTCGTCAGGTTTCATGCCATGCGCAAACAAGGCCTGAGGCACAGTTGGACCGCAATCAATCAGCAGCGTAAAATCATCTTCCGTAATGAGCAACGATGAATTGATTTTGACCGGGTCATACGCATCTCCGCAACCCAACATCTTCACGCGCATCACTTAGCCCCCAATATCTCTCTGTGTGATGTATCTTTCATAGTGTAGAGAGCTAAAACAATCAAAGATTAATCAGGCAAATAATTGCGTTTCAATGCTGCGATATACGCCGATAATTATAGGCAGCCCCAATTTTTTTCTCCGCGCCTCATGGAGAATACAGATCAATCCCGTTTGTAATAGGAAGCTCCATTTTGCGGAGATCAGCATGTTGACAGTCTTGCAAAATACATTTAACTATTTTGTTAATTAAACAAACGATGAAATGATTATGCAAACAAACTTACCTGATGTGTTTGGAGCTTTGGCAGACCCAACTCGCTTTGCCATTATCGAGCGCCTCCTTAAGGAGGGAGACTTGCCAGTTGGTGACTTGGCAGAGCCGTTCGCCATGTCCGCTCCGGCCATATCCCGCCACATTAAACTGCTGGAAAACGCAGGTCTCATCGAGCGACGCGTTGAAAAGCAATGGAGGGTTTGTGCTTTGAAGAAAGAACGCTTTGCAGACCTGCATGACTGGATTGAACGCTACCGGGCTTTTTGGAACACCAGCTTTGATCGCCTGGAAGTATTGCTCGACAAACAGCAAGGGGACAACAAATGACGGCAGCCGATACGATAGCAACCGAAGCCACCACACTGCGCATGACCCGCGATTTCAAGGCATCACCCCAAAAGGTATATGACGCCTGGACTGACCCTAAAATGCTCGTGCAATGGTGGGGGCCGGAAAGTGTAACGGTCACAGAATGCAATATGCAGGTGAAAGTCGGTGGTGATTGGGCCACAACAATGACCTCTCAGGAAACCGGAAATACATTCACCCATTCCGGCATCTACAAGGTACTAGATCGTCCCAACCACCTCTGTTTTTCTTGGGGTTGGATCAATGAGGGTGTACGCGGTCATGAAACCGATGTTGACGTAACCTTTGAGGCGATTGAAGACGGCACCCGCATGACCATGGTGCAAAAAACCTTTGCCGATGCAGAACAAACCCAAAACCACAATCAAGGTTGGAGCTCCAGCTTCAACGACCTTCAGCGCTTTTTGGAAGCTTAACGCAACTCAACGCCGCCAAGTCATCCAGCCGCACAGGTCAATGCGGCTGGTACTATATGCTGGCTGTTAAAGTCGTTCTTCAAACCAGCCCAGGATAGCTGGCATCACCTGTTCATCAATCATGGCGGGGCCATCGAACGCACCCCAGGCATGACCCGTTTCTAATGTCACCAGTTTTTCTTCGCCCTGATGGTATTTCAGCCAGGCTTCACCAACAGCTGGTTGCGGTGTGATCAAAGCGTCCTTTAGTCCCATGATCACCAACAGCGGTCCATCATAATTAGCTGCTGCGGCAAGTGGACTGGTGAGCGGCATCTCCTGATAGAACCGCGCCTTCAAAGTGGTATCAACACCCCATGGAAGAGTTCCTGTGATCAGCTCTTCAGGATCAGCTGCCAGAGCTTTCTCCATCAAAGGTGCACCAAAGATCTGGCCATATGTCGAAAGAGGAATTGTAGCCGGCGCCATGAGCACAACAGCATCCAGATCCGGGCGCTCAGCTGCTGCATGACTTGCAACCAACCCGCCCTGACTCCATCCAATCACACCGACTTTGGACCCTGCAAATTCCTCTTGAGATTTCACCCAGTCAATTGCGGTGACCGCATCAGAGATCTGACCAGAGAACGTCGTATCCTCCCATTTACCGTCACTTTCCCCCGAACCACGAAAATCTATACGGAGCGACGCAAAGCCGGCTTCAGCCAATTGACGCGCTATACGCGAAAAAACGCCTTCGTCTGTGCCACTTACGGAAAGTTCGTCTCTATACCCGGTAAAGCCGTGCAACATAACAACGATAGGCGGATTAGCTTTTTCTGGCGTTTCCAAGGTCGCAACGATATTCTGGTTTCCCGCAGGAATGGTAAGAGTGCGCTCCTCAGCAGATGCACCTTGAGTAAGTACAGCCCCCATAAAACAAGAGCCAATTATACCCAATTCAATAGCTTTTTTAAGCAACGTCATTATAATCACAATCTCCCAAAGTCATCAAATTTCTAAACAGAATCAACAGGCGCAGTATAACCAGCAAATTTTACTCAGCAATAATTGAAAGACCCAATGCTATTAGGGCAAAAACATCTGGAGGCCTCTTGCTATATCTATGCCAACTAGGGGATTATACCTCGGCTATTCAGAGAGGTTCGGGAGATGGGCGACAAGCGCAATGTGCTATGGATCATGTGTGATCAGCTACGGTTTGATTATCTGAGCTGCTACGGACATCCGCACTTACAAACGCCAAACATCGACAAGCTGGCAGAACGCGGAGTGCGTTTTAACCGCGCTTATGTTCAATCTCCCATATGTGGCCCCTCCCGTATGAGCTTTTATACGGGTCGGTATGTCCGGTCACACGGCAGCACATGGAATGGTATTCCCCTCCGTGTCGGCGAACCAACGCTTGGTGATCATCTGCACGAAATTGGTGTTCGTACTGTTCTTGTCGGCAAGACACATATGCGCGCCGATACCGAAGGCATGGCCCGCCTTGGAATTGCGGCAGAAAGCTTCATCGGCGCCCGCGTTGCTGAATGCGGATTTGAGGTATTTGAACGCGATGACGGCTTGCATCCCGACGGCCCCTACGGTGCGAACCCAGCATACGATAGCTATTTGAAGGCTGAGGGATATGACGGGCCAAACCAATGGGAAAACTGGGCAAATTCCGCTGAAGGGGAAGATGGTGAAGTCTTATCCGGTTGGTTATTGGGGCACGCAGATAAGCCAGCCCGCGTAAATGCAGAGCACGCAGAAACACCTTATATGATCAAGCGCTTCAAAGACTTCGTTGAAGTCGCAGGCGATCAACCCTGGTGTGTTCATCTTTCGCTCATCAAACCACATTGGCCTTATATCGTCCCTGCGCCTTACCACGATATGTACGGTGCGGATGATGTTATTCCCGCCATACGCTCACAGGCCGAACGGGAGAATCCGCACCCTGTGTTTGGTGCCTTTATGGGCGAGCGCGTTTCCAAAGCTTTCTCCAATGACAAGACCCGCGCCAAAGTCATTCCCGCCTATATGGGCCTGATCAAGCAGATCGACGACGAGATCGGTAAGCTGATGGAGTACCTTGAGGAAAAAGGCCTGCTGGAAAATACCATGGTGGTCTTCACCTCCGATCATGGGGATTATCTGGGAGATCACTGGATGGGTGAGAAGGAACTCTTCCATGAGCCATCCGTCAAGATCCCATTGATTGTGGTCGATCCGCGCGCTGAAGCCGATTGCACACGCGGAACCGTCAATGAAGACCTTGTTGAAGCTATTGATCTCGCTCCAACTTTCGTTGAATTCTGCGGTGGCACACCAAAGTCGAACGTTCTTGAAGGGCGCTCACTGCTCCCTCTTCTGGAAAGCCTAGAGCCAGTCGAGTGGCGCGAATTTGCAATCAGTGAATACGATTATTCAATGCGCAATGCTCGTATGGAGCTTGGTTTGCCAGTCGCGGACTGCCGCCTTGCCATGATCACAGATAAACACTGGAAATTTATTCATGCAGAAGGCATGAGGCCCATGCTGTTTGACCTTCAGCAAGATCCCACTGAACTTCAAGACTTAGGTGCAAACCCAAATTACGCAGCAGAACGCGAACGCATGAGCGAAGCCTTGTTTGCATGGTACCGAAAACACCACACCCGCATCACCATAACCGACAAACAGATTGCTGCAAACGCAGGTAAAGAACTGCAAGCTGGCATTCTAATCGGCTATACGGATGAGGAAGAAGTGGAAGAAACCAAGCACCAACAAGGCCTTAGTTGAACTGTTGAAATGAGGAGGGTTCAAATCGGCCGGCAAACAAAGGCTGATGCATTCCCCTATGAACAGACTACACAGCCGCGATGACGGTCTGAAACTTGCGTGAACAGGGCCTTTGCAACTCACCTCAAATAACTTGGCAACACCTTCTTAACTCAGACGCCCAACCCTGAACCAGGGGTTGAATTCGGCCACGTACCATCCTCTGAGGTAACGAAGAACGCCACAATTGCGGTCGTGATTGTGGCGTTCTTCACATCAAATTCTTTCCATACCCGTGAATTTTGGGGTCTATTCACGACTTCAATTACCCTTGATTTGAGGTCCGCATGCCATGATCTCATCACTTTTAGGGTAGAGATATGACCAATACGGCACCTACAGGAATATTTTTCACCTAAAATGAACAAAATTTTCAATTTATTTTGATTGACACAACAATGTGTGCGGTATGCAAAATAAGCATTCAGGTAAGTTACTCAAACGTAAGGCGAATTTGCTAGCTAAATTTTTAGATAAGATAAATGAAATATGCACATAGTATTTATATAACGACAATTTGCTTATACCTAGAGTTGAAAAACAACTAAACATTGGGATAACATTTATTCTATAACTAAGAGCATGAAATACTACGCCACATTTACACCACAATTAAGGCCAAATATTGAACACAGATCAGATCACCTCCCAAGGAGGGCTTATGTAACTGGTAGTTTTATCAAATCTGAAATATATATTCGGAGTAGAATGATGAAACCAATGCAAGTTATGCATAAGGGATTTGTTCGAAACTCTAGGTCACTGGAGTTCGTTGGGTGGCACTGATACGTTACTCTAAACGTTGATCGCTATGAGGCATGCTCTTAGGAGCATTTAGCGAAGCTGGGAGGCTAGGCTATGACTTATTATCGTAGTGTAGACATGCATACGGAATGCGGCATTAGCAGCGTTCGTGTGTGCCCAAGTATACTTCCATAACGACCAAACCGACTTGGGCTAAGGCCTTTACTAACTACACATCAAGTGTAGCTTGTTAAGTCCCCTTACCCACCAGCGGTATCACACCAACAATTCAACTTTCATTGCCCTGGGCTTTTCCGGGAGCGGTGGAGCACGTTTAACCATATGTGTCTGAAAGGGATATTGACATGGGCTGGTGGAATCCATTCAAAGCAATCGCAAACATTGTAACTAAAGCTGTGAGCACAATTATTGAGGCTGTCTCCGACGCGTTTGGCGAGCATGAGCTGGGCCAGAAGATCGCAGGTGTATTTGAAGCTGTGGTCGACACAATCGTTGATGTTGTTGTTGATATAGCCATGGGGGTTGCCACGTCGACCCCCGTTCAAGCTGTGATTAGCGTCATTACCGACATCGCTGAAGGGGCAAAGGACGTTTACGACGCTCTGAACCCAGCTGAAAGCGCTGTTGAAGTTGCCGCAACCGATGCTGGCGTGCTGGAAAGCACTGCTGACTACGGTTCAGACGACATGCTGATGTAATCAGACCGGTCCGGGCGCTATCAATTAGGTGATAGTGCCCGGACCAACCAGCACCAGAACAAAAGTTTCCAAAAACAATATGCTGGAGGGTAACTTGGCTAAGCGGTCACAAGAGCACACACCATACATCTCCAACGCCTTTCGCAGGCTCTATTCTGCGTTTTGGGGGATCGGTGGCATCAGCATGTTGATCAACCTGCTGATGTTGACGGGTCCCCTGTTCATGTTGCAGGTGTATGATCGCGTTCTGTCCAGCAGTTCTGTGCCGACCCTTGTTGTTTTGAGTGTTTTTGTAGCTGTTCTTTACGTTTTTCTTGGTTTGCTGGAAGGCTTGCGGAACCGCGTTCTGCTACGCATCGGCCAAAGAGTTGACGAGCAACTTTCCGGTTTGGCCTTTGAAGCTTCCACCCGCATTCCGGTAACGCTAGGCGCGGAAGGCGAGCGGACCCGGCCTGTCACCGATTTGGATACCATTCGTCAGTTTCTGTCCGGTTCGGGACCATCTGCCATCTTCGACATGCCATGGATGCCGCTGTATCTCGCCATCATATTCATGTTCCACCCTCTGCTCGGCTTCACTGCCATGGGCGGCGCGTTGGCGATTTGTATTCTGATGGCGCTGAACGAGCTGTCTTCCAGACGCCCTGCGCTGGAGACTGCTATCGAGTCTGGTCGCAGAACCTCGCTTGTTGAGATATGTCGGAGAAACTCTGAAAGCATCGAGGCCATGGGTATGATTGATACCTTGCGCGAGCGGTGGGAAGACGGAAACGACACCTACTTGGGCAAGCAACGGAAAGCCTCTGACCGGTCCAACATCTTCACAACCATGATCAAAACCCTGCGGTTCATGTTGCAGTCCGGCATCTTAGGTTTGGGTGCATGGTTGGTGATCCAGCAGGAAGCCTCTGCTGGCGTGATGATCGCCTCCTCCATTATGACCGCACGTGCCTTGGCTCCGGTTGAGCAAGCCATCGCCAACTGGCGCGGGTTTGCCGCGGCACGGATCGGCATGGCCCGTCTCAACGAAGTGTTTAAAACTCATGCGCCTGCTGAGGAGCGGGTTGAGTTGCCTTTTCCAGAAAAATCCCTCGTGGTTGAGCGTTTGTTTTGCGGACCAATAGCCTCCTCTGATCCCTTCGTGAAGGACATCTCACTGGAGTTGAAGGCGGGCGATGGCCTTGGCATTGTTGGGCATTCAGGCTCTGGCAAATCCACCCTCACACGGGCGATGGTTGGCATCACTCCTTCCCTGAAAGGGTCTGTCCGGTTTGATGGGGCTGAGTTGGACCAGTGGAGCATGGCAGACCGTGGTGACTTCATCGGCTACTTGCCACAGGACATCCAGTTGTTTGACGGCACCATTGCCGAGAACATTCAGCGGTTCAAAGACGAAAAAGAGACTGACAAACTGATTGCTGCGGCACGCATGGCAAACGTCCACGACCTGATTGTGAGTTTGCCGGACGGCTACAACACCGTTATCGGCGCGTCTGGCAACGGCCTTTCCGGTGGCCAGCGCCAGCGGATTGCTCTGGCGCGGGCGCTTTACGGTAACCCGTTCCTGATTGTGCTGGATGAGCCGAACTCCAATCTGGATGCTGAAGGGGAAGCCGCGCTCACCAACGCCATTCACCAAATGCGTGAGGCTGGGTCCATCGTCATTGTCGTGGCGCACAGACCAGCGGCAACGTCCGCCGTGGATCAGATCCTTCACATGCGTGAGGGGCAGCTACGGGATTTTGGCCCAAAAGACAGAATTATGAAGCAGGTGATCGCACCACTTCACAAAAAGCCGCAGGAGGTCGCTTGATATGACGCAGAAAAAAAATGCACAATATGATATCGGCGCGAGCATCTCCCACCACCTGAAATGGGGCGGCATCTTCGCTGCTGTCCTGATTTTCGGGGCTGGCACTTGGACTGTGATGACAGAGATTTCCGGTGCAGTTGTCGCGCCTGCCACCATTGTTGTGGAAACCAGCACCAAGAACGTACAGCATCGCGATGGCGGCATTATCAACGAAATCCTCGTGAAAAACGGAGATACGGTGAAAGCTGGCGATCTTGTTTTACGGCTGGATGATACAGTCACAAGCTCCAATCTCGCTGTGCTAACCAATCAGCTGGACGAACTTTACGCCCAGGAGGCACGGCTGACTGCCGAACTACAAGGCAGTAAGACAATCTCTTTCAAAAAACGAGCCAAGAGCCCCCTTCACCGGGCACATCTCCTGATCATTGAGGAAACCCAGCGCAAGATGCTGGACGCACGGGCTAAAAACCATCAGGGCAAAAAAGAACAGCTTCAAGCCCAGATCGGCCAGTTCCAAAAGCAAATTGGTGGGCTGATCCTGCAACGTG
The sequence above is drawn from the Pseudovibrio sp. Tun.PSC04-5.I4 genome and encodes:
- a CDS encoding EAL domain-containing protein yields the protein MFVSPDLLSVAVEQCAETIMVADHEGTIVYVNSQFVKTTGYTADYALGRHLGFLRSGKTPRKIFVELWAALEKGEAWEGEFISRRKDGSEYVEHSRISPIEWEGGDPSTSYYLAIKKDITAKKQSEEDLSKLAYTDSLTGLPNRILFQQELNEAVSAAQADRSQCALLYMDLNRFKEINDTLGHDAGDQILCEAGKRFQSALDGRGLLSRLSGDEFVILLRDTTSTQAEAMAQRLQESLEAPVELGDQKPALSVSIGIALSHLSGSTSNTMFKHADIAMYHAKYNSLGYSFYTCQMEEAVVRKVLISDKLTTALEEGNLHLHYQPIIELKSEKLSGVEALLRWYDPDLGPISPAEFIPIAECRNMIEDISDWLLRETAGQYRKWLSEGFEFTGRISINLSERELAKANRVDDILSLLAQLGVPPEIYEIELTESAFINDKGFTQQNLDALACAGMIIAIDDFGTGHSALWQLRTQKVDKLKIDHSFIHKMEADKATRDIVEAITAMASLLDLKVIAEGVENQHQVELLKDIKCYYAQGYHFAKPLCAQMFAEGWLSKARAVA
- a CDS encoding MBL fold metallo-hydrolase, which translates into the protein MRVKMLGCGDAYDPVKINSSLLITEDDFTLLIDCGPTVPQALFAHGMKPDDISTIYISHCHPDHCLGLTTLLNFMKSRKREKPLVIIRQAAQHKALFQLMEFAYWPEKDLGYELHWQDAEELTQIGPWKAVTTPSTHSVSNRSLFITSDRSQIFYSGDGLLSAEGEQFAAQADLAFLECEYMVAANGHGSWADIKPLERKAGSRWVLYHIDAASRTAVAEAIMPYPDFSLGEDGRAFDLTLTEV
- a CDS encoding metalloregulator ArsR/SmtB family transcription factor, translated to MIMQTNLPDVFGALADPTRFAIIERLLKEGDLPVGDLAEPFAMSAPAISRHIKLLENAGLIERRVEKQWRVCALKKERFADLHDWIERYRAFWNTSFDRLEVLLDKQQGDNK
- a CDS encoding SRPBCC domain-containing protein, whose protein sequence is MTAADTIATEATTLRMTRDFKASPQKVYDAWTDPKMLVQWWGPESVTVTECNMQVKVGGDWATTMTSQETGNTFTHSGIYKVLDRPNHLCFSWGWINEGVRGHETDVDVTFEAIEDGTRMTMVQKTFADAEQTQNHNQGWSSSFNDLQRFLEA
- a CDS encoding alpha/beta fold hydrolase, with amino-acid sequence MTLLKKAIELGIIGSCFMGAVLTQGASAEERTLTIPAGNQNIVATLETPEKANPPIVVMLHGFTGYRDELSVSGTDEGVFSRIARQLAEAGFASLRIDFRGSGESDGKWEDTTFSGQISDAVTAIDWVKSQEEFAGSKVGVIGWSQGGLVASHAAAERPDLDAVVLMAPATIPLSTYGQIFGAPLMEKALAADPEELITGTLPWGVDTTLKARFYQEMPLTSPLAAAANYDGPLLVIMGLKDALITPQPAVGEAWLKYHQGEEKLVTLETGHAWGAFDGPAMIDEQVMPAILGWFEERL
- a CDS encoding alkaline phosphatase family protein → MGDKRNVLWIMCDQLRFDYLSCYGHPHLQTPNIDKLAERGVRFNRAYVQSPICGPSRMSFYTGRYVRSHGSTWNGIPLRVGEPTLGDHLHEIGVRTVLVGKTHMRADTEGMARLGIAAESFIGARVAECGFEVFERDDGLHPDGPYGANPAYDSYLKAEGYDGPNQWENWANSAEGEDGEVLSGWLLGHADKPARVNAEHAETPYMIKRFKDFVEVAGDQPWCVHLSLIKPHWPYIVPAPYHDMYGADDVIPAIRSQAERENPHPVFGAFMGERVSKAFSNDKTRAKVIPAYMGLIKQIDDEIGKLMEYLEEKGLLENTMVVFTSDHGDYLGDHWMGEKELFHEPSVKIPLIVVDPRAEADCTRGTVNEDLVEAIDLAPTFVEFCGGTPKSNVLEGRSLLPLLESLEPVEWREFAISEYDYSMRNARMELGLPVADCRLAMITDKHWKFIHAEGMRPMLFDLQQDPTELQDLGANPNYAAERERMSEALFAWYRKHHTRITITDKQIAANAGKELQAGILIGYTDEEEVEETKHQQGLS
- a CDS encoding type I secretion system permease/ATPase, which produces MAKRSQEHTPYISNAFRRLYSAFWGIGGISMLINLLMLTGPLFMLQVYDRVLSSSSVPTLVVLSVFVAVLYVFLGLLEGLRNRVLLRIGQRVDEQLSGLAFEASTRIPVTLGAEGERTRPVTDLDTIRQFLSGSGPSAIFDMPWMPLYLAIIFMFHPLLGFTAMGGALAICILMALNELSSRRPALETAIESGRRTSLVEICRRNSESIEAMGMIDTLRERWEDGNDTYLGKQRKASDRSNIFTTMIKTLRFMLQSGILGLGAWLVIQQEASAGVMIASSIMTARALAPVEQAIANWRGFAAARIGMARLNEVFKTHAPAEERVELPFPEKSLVVERLFCGPIASSDPFVKDISLELKAGDGLGIVGHSGSGKSTLTRAMVGITPSLKGSVRFDGAELDQWSMADRGDFIGYLPQDIQLFDGTIAENIQRFKDEKETDKLIAAARMANVHDLIVSLPDGYNTVIGASGNGLSGGQRQRIALARALYGNPFLIVLDEPNSNLDAEGEAALTNAIHQMREAGSIVIVVAHRPAATSAVDQILHMREGQLRDFGPKDRIMKQVIAPLHKKPQEVA